The Carnobacterium viridans nucleotide sequence AAACCTCTTAAAACCTGCTTAATTATCTTTTAAAGGTTGTTTTTTCTCCTTTTAACTTATAAATTGCTTGCTCCATGATTTTTTTAATCTGATTTTGGGTATGTAGGGCTTGCCCTGCACGACCAAAGGGAGCTCTATACTTGTTTGATTCTTAGCTAAAAATAGCCTTTAGAGCTCATTAATGACTTTTAAGTAGTTTCCCCAACTCTTTCATTGCAAATAGAGCGTAGCGACTTCTTTTGACCTTATAAGATAGTCCTTAGCTTGCTCCGCAAGCTTTCCTTTAACTGATCTGTCACTTGATTTTAAATTGTTATATGCGATAATAAAGGTACAAAAAGATATTCACGATAAAGCCAAAGACCAGCGGGGGGCAACCCACTGGTCTTTTTTTTTCGCATTTTTTTATACGGGCAGGCTAGCTGTCAGTTTTGTCCTTGGAATCTAGCCATTTGATTATGCCATGGGCAATGACATTAATCAGGACTCCAAGTAAGACGTCAAAAAGTATATTCACAATAAAGCCTCCTTTCATGCTGAAGAGTTCAGCTTAAAAAGGTGACAGCTAAATTAGTATAGCAGTTACCACTATTTTTTAACCAATACTTTTTTTCGCGCGACTGCGTATTTATTACTTTTTATTAAATTCATTATATTTATTATATTTAAGCTTCCAAAATAGTCATATATATCAACAATTTTTAGACCCTATTGAAACTTTTTTACCCCCTATTGAAACTTTTTACCCCCCTATTGAAACTTTTTTACCCCCTATTGAAACTTTTTTACCTTTTCAATTGAAACTTTCATCATAGTGAAGTATCATTAATTATTGGTTAAAAAAACATAGCAATGTTTAGGTTTCATTAGGAGGCGAGATTTTGGTTGGTAGAATAAATAACAAAAAAATACTTGAAGACAATTCTAGTTCTATTCAAAAAAGTAATGAGTTTTCTATGGTTAAAATGAATCAAGGTTTAACTTTGAATCAAATGCAATTATTATCTTATGCCATTTATGCAACTCAAAAAGACGGCACAACTACTTTTCGTAAGATAGATTTTGAAAATAAATTTAATATAGAATATAAAGCAAAACATGCCCAAGAAGATTCGTTAAAAATTATAGACTTAAAAGTAAGTACTGAAAATTTAGCAAATGATCGTTTTTCTTACTGGAATATTTTTGGTGGAATGGAGTATGACAACGGAAAATTTGATTTTGAATGGAATCCTCGTATGATTCCTCATATTTTAGGGTTAAAAGACAAATATGTGTTAACTGATTTAACAGTTACTTCACAATTCAAAAGTAGCTTTAGTTGGACTCTATATGATTATTTAAAGGCTAATTATGGATGTTGGTATGTAAATGTATCTAAAGATACACTTATGAATTTATTCGGTGTTGAAACTAAAGAAAGCTACAAAAAAAACACTTCTTTATTTAAGAAAAAAGTATTAGATATTGCTATTAAAGAAATAAATACCTTTACTGAAATAGATATTTCTTACGATGAAGTTAAAAAAGGGCGCTCTATTTCTGGGTTCACATTGAAGTGGAGTACAGGAAAAGGAGTTTTAAAGGCTTCTCAAAAACAAATAGATATGCTTAAAAATATTGCAGATACAGTTTTGGATGATGTCTTGATGTACGCAGAAATTAATGATAAACAAAATAGAGAAAGAGCTTTAGAGATTATCCGTGATTTCCAATCAATGAAATATCGTTATTTAGACAAACAAGTTGGTTTAACATCTGATCTTTATAATAAGCTTATGAAAAAAGCAATTGATAATTTAAAAGCTTTAAATTCTTTATTAGAACTCGAAGGAAAAGAACCAATTAATACCAAAGTTCCATTATTAAATTGGTTAGAAAAAAAGACTTAAATAAAATCATAGGAGATTATTTATTATGGCAACTATTTCAGTGAAAAAATTATCTGAAGAGCTCGGTATATCCAAACAAGCCGTTCATAAAAGAATTGAACAATTACCTGACCGATTTCAACCTAAAAAGGTTGACGGGATTTACGAGTTGACCGCTGAAACAGCTGATGCGATAAGGAAAAACAAAAAGGCGTCAACCACCGTCAATCAACCTTCAGTTGACGCGGTTGACGCGCTAAAAAATGCAAATAAATGAATTAAAAGAAGAAAAAAAAAGACTCTACGGACAAACTTGACCAGTTTCAACTTTTACTGGACCAACAGCAACAATTAACTCTACAATCAAACCAGCAAATACAACAATTGCAACTCTCTATTACTAGTCAATCAGAAGAGAATACGAGTCAAAAAGACAGTTATGTTTTTAATGCTGACACTGAAAAAGAAACCGAACCAA carries:
- a CDS encoding replication initiation protein, whose protein sequence is MVGRINNKKILEDNSSSIQKSNEFSMVKMNQGLTLNQMQLLSYAIYATQKDGTTTFRKIDFENKFNIEYKAKHAQEDSLKIIDLKVSTENLANDRFSYWNIFGGMEYDNGKFDFEWNPRMIPHILGLKDKYVLTDLTVTSQFKSSFSWTLYDYLKANYGCWYVNVSKDTLMNLFGVETKESYKKNTSLFKKKVLDIAIKEINTFTEIDISYDEVKKGRSISGFTLKWSTGKGVLKASQKQIDMLKNIADTVLDDVLMYAEINDKQNRERALEIIRDFQSMKYRYLDKQVGLTSDLYNKLMKKAIDNLKALNSLLELEGKEPINTKVPLLNWLEKKT
- a CDS encoding winged helix-turn-helix transcriptional regulator, whose amino-acid sequence is MATISVKKLSEELGISKQAVHKRIEQLPDRFQPKKVDGIYELTAETADAIRKNKKASTTVNQPSVDAVDALKNANK